ATCCCATGCATGTGGGTTCACAACCTTGTGGGAGGGGCGTGGATGATGGAACCACCAAACCTGTGAGAAGATGTTTACTGCTAAGACTGGCGACCATCCAAAATTCCTAGGCAAATTTAATTTCTCATTGACGAGCCTGATCTTTTAGGTCCTGCCTTAGCCTTTACCAGTccctacttttttttcttttttatttatttataggaatTAGTTCCTCCGTAATATTCACTTCATAACTCTACACCAACGATACATTTAGCGGTTGGGTTCTAATtagtttaataaataaatatttcttttcaaaaaaaattaataaatattttgttgtcAAATAAAAGGCTTAGAGTTTGAACTCCTcttataccaaaaattaattaatattttggtcTAAGAAACACAAATACTTCGTTTAAAATGTTGCACTTATATCGTACTCGTGTCATACTAGTGTCGTATAAGCTGTTTTATAttatagtttttcaaaaattgttcaTGTCACTATGTCGTACCCGCACTCGTGTCTGTGCCTGTGCTTCCTAGATCTTAGTCTcgtaataaaaaacaatcattatGAAACGGTTTTCATAAGTTAAAATTTCGTTGtatcaatcaaaaaaataaattttttttttacctccgATGACAATTTAGCATGGACCCAGCTCGATTTTCTTCCTAATTGATGCAGTGACTGTGGCACATGTGGAAAGAGTCGGACATAATAACGGGTAGCTTTCGTAGGTAGAGACATTCCAACGAGAAGTAGATCGGTTTGGAGTCGTTGCAGAGCGCAAACAGATATCTTTCAACCTCAAACCATTATGAATTGCACGAACCTCTCTACCTGCCTTTGTTCTTTTTGGACCACTTCTTCTTCTAATcttaataaattcatatatttatgtatttcCCTCTTCCTTTTCTCATCCAAAACCTCCCTTCCCACCTTTCAGATtcaaattaatatgaaaatcTCTAACATGTATCATGTACATCTATAACCTCATTTAgctatatatattgattaataCATGCATACACAATTGTAACCTCCAGTTGCATATTGTTCAAAAcactctataatttttttttatatatagaaaaagttaacaaatattttaatagtattgatttagaaaatatttttaaaaactttttattagaaaaagaaaaaaataactaattttttttcataatttttatattttttatgtaaatagtATCAAAACTACTCCGATAGTCTattaaaaaatactataaagaCACTCCTGTGAGGATATTTTTCCCCAATTAATTGGTATtgtccgctttggggagccaatCCTTCACGGTTTTGTTTTTCAAGCGACATGGGAGGTACGGATCTTCACCCTCTGGGGGCTTTACACCGCAGTCCCACATCGGCAAGAAATCCCTCCCACgcatggtttataagcttctggagcaaCCATGAGTGTACCCCTGGCTCCCCAAAGTGGACAATACcaattaattggaaaaaaatgtCCTCACAACTCCATTAACGGGAAGCAGTATAAAATGTTGAATATTATCATTATGGACAGCCAGCAGTTTTGTAACTTCACGCTTCTCTTAAATCCttgttatacaaaaaaataaaaataaaattgcttctCTTAAATCCATCCCCTGTATTGGAAACTCTGTTGGTCTTTAATGAGGCTGAACTACTATTTTGTTAGGATTATGGTTGTACTTGATACATCTATTTCCCACtgttacaaaacaaaaacaaaaaacaaaaaagagttcAATATTCATTTAATATACCACAAGATACATTGATTTCTTTCTTCCACCaacctcccttttttttttctcttcgtttttttaagaaacaaacaaacacaaaaaaggcTTCTCAACCTCAACTGGAAGTCCCATGGACagcatgtttggatgtttataggttttattttttttaatcttattttttacccaatttattatttgtcaaaaaaaattaattaatccaaacaaatgaCACGGCAAAGAGGGAATTTTaaaaataccattttttaaactaaGAAATTTTGTATTCAAAACTTCATGACTCCAACTATAgtatatgcctttttttttttcgctgaaTAAATACTTTATTGCTCAAAAACTCAACCCAAAATAGgggagaaacaaaaaaaatcggGCCTGAACCCATCTCTAACAAAGGCCTGAGATACATGATAAGGCAATTTGGAGATGGGAACCAGCCCTAACTAATTTACAAGAACTGCCCATTGGGCTAGCAAGTGTGCAAATACATTACCCTTTCtatgaacaaaagaaaattcaacaTTTGAAACACAATTAACTAAGCACAAAATATCTTCTAGAATAGAATAGGCATATACTAGAATAGCATATACCTATTCTATTCTATAGAAAGcctgaaataaaaataataataataacaactatAGTTTGCCTAGCTTTCAGTGGTCCCTCACTCCCTAATTGTACAAACTCCCGAAGATatccaaataaaaattgaaaactacaAGGCACAAATGTTGGTTCATTTATTAAATTCCAAGGTATCCAATTCTATAAGTCACGCATCTCCATAAACGCGTCAAAGTACGGCTTTAAATGTTGGGTGAGTTTAATGTTTATGCCAAATtctcataaactttttttttttttgtttcaagaATTCAATGAAACGATCAACACGACTGTAATGTgcacaatttaaattttaaataaaatagtaattaaaatatcTGAAGAACTTTCCCATGAGTTAGTAGCATTAAATTCCAAAATCACCAAAGACATTCTGAATTCTCATAGTATTTTTGGCTAAATCCAAACAgtcattgaaatttgaaattaagaaaacaaCCTTTTTTAAGTGAATATTTCCCCAATTTCTGAAACTTTCttactttctcttcttcttcttttgggtaGGAAAATCTTTTTCAGACCCCCACTTAGCTTTGATTTCATGTCTatacctatttttttttttactaatccTAATTGTGTGTTCTAAATTAGGATCATTGATTGAAATAAAATCCAACCCCActctaaaagaaattaaaaacccCTAAAATTGTGGTATTGAGTGATTGAAAAAGATAGGGTAGGGTCTGAATATTTCCCAGCCACATAACCATCCAATCTATTGCAAGTTGATCCGAccaaatgaaaatattaaacacGTTAAAAAGAGAGGTCATACTGACAAAAAGAACTATGCTAATTCATAATCAAATTGCAAAACATCAACTTAATTGATTGGATTGGAGGTTAAGCAAGGACCTTATGATCAGTCAACGACATTagctaaaaagagagaaaaaaatggacAGGTGGTTCAATAATACATCTGACCCATGTTCATGAATCTACAACAAGATTGTGACTATAATTATTGAACTTTGACATAATATTGaaaaggcaaaaagaaaaatcaaaatcaaaatattgtGGTTAGAACTCATCTAATGAAACAGTTTTCTTTCTAATCACAGTCTACATCTAGTTAAGTTTGAGGGTTGATCTACTTATTACCTTGATTGTGGCTGCCAAAATTAGGTTTAATTTGACGTGACAAAtaataagtgattttttttttcttttttcttttgtgctggacaaataagtaaataacaATATCGCATATGTaacaccaaaaagaaacaaatcacatattttaaacaaaattgaaCCTCTTAACTTTGAATAAATATAACATTCACCCCTTGACTTCTACATTTAAACACTTGACCCCTTGGAGAGGAGAGGTCAAGTTAATGTTAGAGTTAGACACcctttgaaaattcaaagtttTAGCTCTTTCTGACTTATCAAAATACTGGGCTCTACCTTTCTTAGCATCTGAAACCAAATGCTGCCTAAACATAGCAATGAAAGTTTCCACTCTCTCATTCAGCTCCTCCTTTGACAGCCTTGGAATCTCAGCATCGTCTTCAACTTTCTCTTCTGGCTCATTGTTCCCACTACTAATAATTTTCTCACTATGTACAATCTCCTTGCACTCTATAGTACATTCTTCAACTTCTGGTGCTGACCATGTACAACAATGACTCTTATTCTTCTTGTTCCTTTCATCCTTCATTGCCACATTGTTGTTGCATTGTTGGGTTTCTTTGGAGGCCTCCTCAGACCGTGTAGATGTGAAAAGAATGGCTAAGAGAACAAGGTTGAGCACTAGAAAAACCCATGCACGCCATTGCTCGACTAGTAAAGTTAGCATAGCACATTTCACACATGCCATCAGGAGAGCTAGTGTTCCAGCTGTGAACAAAATTGTGTGACCAGTACTACCATCTTCATGGTCTCTCTCTTCTATTACTCTCTCACTCTTTGTGATCTTCCTCACCTCcatattgtgtttttttcctAGCTGagtcaaaaggaaaaatagggTCTTGGACTCTTGGACTCTTGGAATGAGGGTGCTACTTGCTAGTGTAACACTTTTATAGAGAATTGGAAAATGTAgataaaatttgattaatttacTGCAAGATATGTGgtgttttttatttacatgATTATGTGGGAGGCAGTGAGGCTTCACTTTGAGGGGCCAGGTTTGATGATAGTGATGAAAGTGGAGGTATAGGAGGAGACAAGCAAACATATTGTGCCTGCACTAGTGCAGCACAAAGAGTAGCTTTATGATTGCTCCCACAGTCCCATTGATTTTAGCTTTGTAACTTTGTGTTTGTTTAGCTTTGGCGTGCACAGCATCGGCATTGATCCAACCAAAGCAATTCCATTGCCAACTACGTACGTACCTTGGAATTTGCAAATGTAATTTGAGATTAATTGTGTAAAATATTGCATAGGCTTTATCTAGTCaagttattttaatgtgttCGTAGCGAGTGATACTGGTctattatgattttattatatttatagcTTAAAAATGGATGTGTCACCTAtcaccaaattcaaacattttacATGTGTATTACCATTTTCTAtaccaaacatttttttaatttgagggtACTATCCAAATTTaacttctttatatatatatataggaatttcGTTTCTTGTTTGTGATCCATTCTATGTTTTAGAATGTCTTATAATATGATATCTGTAGAAGTATAAAAATGAACAGAGTCTTAATAATTTATGTTAACTTAGTCTTTACATTATTTAAGAACTAATGCTCATTTTTTACTAGTTTTATTTGAATACACATTGAAGAGGTTAATTTATAAACTACTTACATTTTATATGAAAGATaatgtattaaatatttttcagattAATTACTGTAAGTTATATATGATGTTCTTCCAAAACTTTAAAACTGAACCATGTTTTCCCTTAACTATTGGTAATAagtacctatcaaaaaaataaactattggTAATAAGTAttgatggtgaactaaaaattGAATCAACTTCAATTCGTCCATAAGAGTCGTCTGGACTAAAAAGATTATCCTAGCATAAAAGGGTCGTCCCTCGTAGGACGGACATCCATAAGCATGAAGGTTGTCCATGAGGAAAGATCCTGGACGACCCTCATCACTTGGAAAATATCCAAGTGTGAGATTTATCTACAAGAGCTTATGAATTGGACCAAGTGTAACCATTTTGATACATGAGCAAGATCCTGGTTTATCGCTATAACTTCCTACTAAATAATTAACTTCCAATGACAGTTATAGAAGATAGGATTGAACATTCTAACTTTTATAACAGTTATGGAAATTAAGTTTGAACCTTCGGACTTCCACATATATTGGGGAAGTTACGAGACAAGTAACCGCTCCAAAGCACACTATATAAGCACTTGTCCTCATAAAATGAATGTAAGTTTTCACTACTCCTAAAAAGTTGAAATTCTTGAGTCccaaagaaaaaactaacttaaagCATCGGAGGATTCTTGGCCGATTcaactagggatggcaatttagatccggcccgcggatacccggcccggcccgaccctaatgggccggattttacccggcccgataaagaatagggtcgggtatgggtttttttttttaaaaaaaaaaaacccgaagcgggttcgggtcgggtccgggttttataaaaaaaatccgaaacccgccccggataaaaacccggttatggaggataagacattttgtaagaatttcttagtctttttcatttgttagttggaggataagacattttgtaatttcctagacttgtgggatttattttgtaactttttaagtgatttgttgatttaaaatcttagttgtgatttattgatttatgattaacttataatttggtttgatttggttgccctataatgtggcctaaatgccaaattttggcatttgggccatgttaaatgGCTTGAATAGGCTTGAATCTagagaaaaaatttaatgggcttcaaaaaaaaaaatttttttgttaggctagatttgggcccaagaagataaacgGGGTCCGCGGGGCGGGTATGGGCCCCGggaaaaaaacccgattaataaTCGGGCCGGGTCCGGGTTCCGGGTCTTGGTCCGCGGGTCGGGTCtgggtatgcaaaaacccggcccgaatccgacccgttgccattcctagaTTCAACCCGGTCTCCTttgattttgtatctttttcttttcaagcctTCATCACTAGTCTATTGAAGCTCGAAACATTCAGTCTACTAATTTTTCGTGCATCATCAAGTACTTTGTCTCCTACCATAAGAATTCTTGTAAAATTTGACAGACTTCCAATTTCTACCCATGTTTTGTCGGAAAATTTTAACcattgaaaaatgctaaaagctAGGATAAAGTTCAAAATATCTGATCAGTAATAATTTGATTAGAGTAAATCACTTCATTCcagtaaaaaggaaaaagtgcAATTAACCTTTTTGATTTTAACATGACAATGACTCTACTACTATATACATGCCACCCCTTTCTCACTGGGAACTCACAATGTAGGCCATCTATGCTGCTTGAAATCTTGCTTATATGAAAGCACAGAAAAAGTGATTTCAGAAAATGTTTTCTCACCAGCATTGaattgattctttttcttttatttttttttcccttttgcttACAGTAAATTAATCTGAAATATATGATCAAGTACGAACTTATTAAACTTGAATAAGTAATTGTAAAGCTTTAAGAAACATTTCAGCACCAACACACAAGTAAAAATAGAGATTTAAAACCAATGTTGAGTACCATGGGGAAGTGGAAATATTCTCATACTCAAAAACCGCATGCCTTTTACAAAAAGGAAAGCAGTTTTGACAGTGCTCATGCAGATTTTTGCCGGTTGATGATAGCAATTGAATTGAATGAATGAAAAGTGACGATGCAAAGCACGCTTGTTGGATACACAGAATCATTCAGAAAATGACCTTACATCTTGCTTTATACTACATCCTCAGCAGTGAAGCAGAAATTTTTCTCTTGCTCCATTTTGCTATGAGCTTTTGTTTTGACACATTGTTGAAGTGGTGCACAATCACTTTGTACccatcaacttcttcttctttttttttccaactcatAGTCCACCActaagagcattcccatcaaagcttctaaaaaatttagcatttactATCTCAAAAACCAACTTCATAACATATAACACTTCACTTTATAATATCCCTtacatcaaaacttttttttttttaatacttcatttaaatattctttctttattattttttatttatttttattctttccctctctctctctcctctgtctctttctttctcaaccCAATTATTCTCAGCACCACCGGCCACCACATCCACCCACCATCACCGCCAACAGCCAGAtccaccacaaccacaaacaacagcaaagaaaaaaaatctcaaaaacctCTACACTGCTGAAACTGCACACCACTGCTGAGACCCtgccaaaatcaaatcacaaccaccaccacgaccaaaacccaaccaaaatcaaatcacaaaccACAGAGcacaaagaataaaagaaacgaaaaagagaaacaaaaagaagcaaaatcAAGAACCGCCAATCAATCTCTACACACAAATTCTCAATTCATCTAgaataaaagaagcaaaaaaaaatggcTCAACAAATCAATCAATTTAGCTATTAGAAAAGTCTGAAAATCACAGAGCACAAAGAACCCAAAAGCCCACCGACCTCACAGAACCCCAACCTGGCGACCTTGACACCGATACAAAGTGTGTCGACGCAGCCACACCAGTAAGTTACGCCGTCGATGCAGCATACCGGATCAGTCTGGAAACACTTGATGGGGCAGGATGTGGGTTCGTTGTTTGTGTTAGCGCAGAGATCGGCAATGGCATATGGGTATGGAGATAGCACAGAGATCGGATGGTGGAGGAACCGTATTCGGATCAGACAGTGGGGATGGATATAATGGCAATGATGATGACGAAGAGAGAGCATGTGGGTTTGGAGAATAACGGCGGCGGCATGTTTTGGTGAGCTATGGAGGGCTCacctaagagagagagagagacacctAAAGGAGAGGGGGATGGAGAGCACGGGAGAGAGTGAAAAGGAAAgtgaaaagaaataataaaaaattgtagcaCCTTGCTGCAGTGAGGTGTTAGTGATAAAACCTCACCGTAgcaaattgctaaaatttttaaaatttgacaccCTTGATAAAGATGGGTTTTTACGATTTGAGgtgttaaaaatgctaaaaaaatagcatttagcatttttaacacttttaataagaatgctctaagtaagttgtagcaaaatttattcctaaacttttttgttattctttATACCCTTTCCATGTTCATGGACAAGGCTTTGGCCCAATATCCAAGAGTGCTAAACGGAATGCAAAACCAACACATGATCATTTTAGAACATGACCCATGTCTGTATTTTATATGAAGCACTGGACCCATTTCAAACAAAGCCGGATACCAACTCATGATCATTTTAGAACACGTACCTTGCATTTGAGCACTGAACCCATTTTTCAAATATCTTTTCGCACGGCAGAGACAGGCCTTTCAGCTTTTTAACTCAGAAGAAGTGTATGCTTGATAAAGGTAAGAAATTATCATTAGGGTGAGCCACAGTTGCCTTAACCATGCCGGTTGCGAAGGGCCTAGGGCAACTAAGAATATATGTTCATATGTAAGTATGTAACATTGTACGGGCTACCCAAAGAAATCtgaagtgaaaaaataaataataaaaaagggcCTTCACAGCCATTTATTTATAAGCCCTACCTACATGTTGAGTCACTGCTCGTTACTTCCAAACACTAGCAATCTACCACCCACTATCACCATGTGCATATAGAGATACATCCAAAATTCATAATTAGGCCGCCACAATAATCTGCTCCGTTTGATATAATGACCGGAAAACTACTCTATCTCGTTTTGTACATCTAAAATCGTATGATTATGTGGGGTTTTTGTATATATGCCTCACAAATCCATCTAGATTGAAgtagataaataaaaattaaaaacccagcAAAACAGAAAATGAAACTAAAACTTCAAAACTAGTTATGGAAAACTAGAACCATCTAGATATCTGTATATGCAACTTGTAGTCTgtttatgaacaaaaatatGACTCTAACCATCAATGCCTCAACTTATATACATAGCCTTATTATTCAGCATTTAATGGTGAGTTCTAACAATATTACTAACGATGCAAATGACATTAGACCTTGCCCAAAAATCAGTACAGACATTACTGATAAGTAACATCTACATTTAGGAGGAGAATTTCATAGGAATGTAAAGAAATTAGGTTGGACAACAGAAACTTCTATAGaacaaaattcaaaaggcaACAATTAGAAGTTAATGGCCATTTAACAGTAGATTATtactatctctctctctaatataTGCAGCCTGTCACGTCAGATTTCTTCAGAAAAGCACTTTCATGAGGAAAAAGACATGCGAAGGTTAGTTTTGCTTGTATTTCATATCCAAATTTCTCCCTTTTGGATGTAAGAAACAGCCAACTTTACTACCACCATCTCCTCCCAGACAAAGAAACAAGCTGCACAAAAGGggaaacaaaataatattttagacaAGCTTATTAATCATCTGGTTACATGAAACTCAACAAGTATGAGATTATGCACTGAGAGCACCCAAAGGCCAAAGAAATCAGTGATGTGTGTATATTTGGATGGGTAAAACTTAGGTATAATATTTTAAGTGAAATACATTAACTTCcccaataaaatttttagaactCATAACTGAATTGAACTccatttttattggaaaaaaaataacactgTTTGTGCTTTATCGGCTCCCATAACTAagagtttgaatttgattggAGAACCTAAAGAAATATACCTAAATTATACCCTATTTGGATTACAAAATGCATCCATCtacataaataattataattaatttcaatGGCGATATGATCTTTAAGAATCTTCTTATAGAACTCTATGAAGAAATGAATCTTCTTATAACACTTCAGATTTTTATTTCTAGCCCTTCACATTCAATAGAAATGTTGAACACAGGATACTAATAAATGCCCAATGAACCAGAATTCCCACCCAGTATACGTTAGGCCAAACATGCAAATTCATAAATCATATCTGTTTACTATTCAGAATGTACTGAGCCAGGTCATAAAGTATTCACAGATATATGAGATCAGAGTGAGGTATCTTAGGTCTGGACACAATCAAGGGAGTGAAAGGAAGCGGAAGAATTGAAGAAAACCAACCTGACGAGCAACTTGAGCTAGTCGCCGACCATCCCTAGATGATTCATTATTTAAACTAGAATCTTGTAGCTCTGGTGCACCACTTTGATTCTCTCCTGCCCTCCTCTTTTCAAGAGGAACACTTTCATCAAGGTTGCCCAAGGATTCCTTCTTGCGCTTCCTCTGAAAGGTGTATTTGAGAAGCCTATTGTTGTCTGATTGACAATAACCCTTTGTATCATCAGATACTTCAGCATCTTTCAAATCAGAATTCATCAGTGGTATGTTGACCATCCCAACATTCAACTCCGGACTTGGATGCATCAAATTATCTGCAGTGTCACCTTTGTGTTTTCCCAACTCAGAATCATTCATCTTTGTGTCCTCTACCGCATTCTGGATAAGTCCAGATTTTTTAGTTGCCTTCATGCTCACAGTAAGATTAGTAGAACCTAATCTAGGATTTATGTCACGTTTAATTAATGTCAGTCCTGGATCCAGACGAGTCAAAGGCTTAATTTTGGATTCAATTTCATTTATTCTCAGCCTATCTTCACCAGATTTGACATTTCCATTGACTGAATGTGAAAAAGTTCTGCAACAGGAGAGTACAGAGAATGACTGACAAGGTTTGCTAAGCTGATCAGGAAGAGGCTTAATTGTGGCAATGCCATCCCCGCTTTTCATCTCATTTTTCCCTTCCCCTTTGTGAACAGTCTTAGATTCCTCTTTGTCTGCCTTAATAGATGGTATAGTACAGGCACCCTCAGCAGATTTAGCAAACCTGTTGATGGAGTGTGGTTTACCACTGGAAAGAATAGAAGATTGCTGACAAGGTTTCATGAGATGACCAGGACGAGACTTCCGTGAGTTAGCTTTGACTTTTCCAAATCGGTTCCTTCTTCTTCGTGATGTGCGGACCTTAACAGGCTTCTTTACTTCTTCCCTAGTTGAGTTCTTCATTATTTTCATGATAATGGTCCTAGTTGAGGGTACGGGacattttccttcttccttgTGAATCATTTTAGTGGTCAACTCATTCTTTTCGGGGGAATGATGATCACCTACATCTCCAGAAGTAGGCACTATTCCATCTGGTAAGTTTCTTTCACATGCATGAATTCTCTGTGTAAATCCATTTATGTATGGCTCAGGTTCCTTGCTTTTCTGATCTAATGGTGCATTCTTCAAGTCAGAAGTTGTCACAGTTTCTGATGCTGAACTTGAAGGTGGAGGAGGGATCATCAGCTGAGCTGCAGTATTTTCACGAGAAGATGCATCTTCTTTCCTGATCCGTCCATTTAAAGCTTTCGCTTGGCTTCTTTTCACCTTCTCCAACTTATCCCATACATGTTTCACCTCTGTCCTAAGATCTGCTATCACATCCTCTGCCTCATTGAGCTGCGCTTCAAGCTCGTCAATCTTTCTTTGCTGATTCAACGATGTCATCTCCGCTTCAGCTGTCTGTAAGAAGGAAAGACTGGTCAATTCTGTATTAATTTCCTACAAAATCTGAGAAGTACACCCAGAGCAGGCACTGTTAGTGAACTCAGATGCTTTTTGAATATTAATGCACTGAAATTTTCTATAGGCTTGAATGAGCAATGCAATTTATTGACATACTACTATGACTACCCATAGGGGCAGACCTCCCAATCAAACCAAGACCTTGCACAAGCCATCCTCAGAGAATGAAATTGTCAACatgtataaattaaattaatcgGTAACTTACAATGATATTGGTGAAACAGATAATGCCTTTTGTTTCTATAAGGGTAGGTAGACATAAAAAGAGGCATAGAAGCAAATTATAACCAAATAATAGGAAACGAGACTGTAGATTTCTTTTTGACCAACAAATTACATTTTCCTTGTATTATTTGTGGAAAAGGCCCAGGactaaattcaacaaatttgagCAGAACATAGTGGACTCTAGTTACTCAAGTCACTAGATTGACCTCAAACACCAGGCAGTGAAGACATTATTGAAAACTTGAGAACATTTTACACCCAACAAAGAAACAATTATCTAACAAAAGAAGATGGTTCAGAAATAGCTGAATTCATCAAAGACAAAACTCCATCCTTTTCTGTACACAGAAGGTTGTGGTCCAAATTTCTTATACAATTTAATAAAGTGGATATGAAATCAACAGTCCATCATGCGATAATGAGATTAAATGAGTTTGAATACAAATTTCCAAATTGCACATAGATTGCTTCATTGTAATACTTTAGAAGAACCTACTCCAAATAAGAACCAATCTTTCTGGTCCTGTCATTCAAATATCTTTTGAAGCAATCTTTACGCTTGCTCCTCTATTGACACATTTTGCAATTGCTTGGGGAAATAACTCAAGGCATAAGATGAGAGCCTACAGACATAGAAGTTAACATACAAGGCACATTACTAAGCCTCATGAG
This genomic stretch from Castanea sativa cultivar Marrone di Chiusa Pesio chromosome 1, ASM4071231v1 harbors:
- the LOC142622732 gene encoding uncharacterized protein LOC142622732, giving the protein MEVRKITKSERVIEERDHEDGSTGHTILFTAGTLALLMACVKCAMLTLLVEQWRAWVFLVLNLVLLAILFTSTRSEEASKETQQCNNNVAMKDERNKKNKSHCCTWSAPEVEECTIECKEIVHSEKIISSGNNEPEEKVEDDAEIPRLSKEELNERVETFIAMFRQHLVSDAKKGRAQYFDKSERAKTLNFQRVSNSNINLTSPLQGVKCLNVEVKG
- the LOC142643245 gene encoding uncharacterized protein LOC142643245 isoform X2, which produces MTSLNQQRKIDELEAQLNEAEDVIADLRTEVKHVWDKLEKVKRSQAKALNGRIRKEDASSRENTAAQLMIPPPPSSSASETVTTSDLKNAPLDQKSKEPEPYINGFTQRIHACERNLPDGIVPTSGDVGDHHSPEKNELTTKMIHKEEGKCPVPSTRTIIMKIMKNSTREEVKKPVKVRTSRRRRNRFGKVKANSRKSRPGHLMKPCQQSSILSSGKPHSINRFAKSAEGACTIPSIKADKEESKTVHKGEGKNEMKSGDGIATIKPLPDQLSKPCQSFSVLSCCRTFSHSVNGNVKSGEDRLRINEIESKIKPLTRLDPGLTLIKRDINPRLGSTNLTVSMKATKKSGLIQNAVEDTKMNDSELGKHKGDTADNLMHPSPELNVGMVNIPLMNSDLKDAEVSDDTKGYCQSDNNRLLKYTFQRKRKKESLGNLDESVPLEKRRAGENQSGAPELQDSSLNNESSRDGRRLAQVARQLVSLSGRRWW
- the LOC142643245 gene encoding uncharacterized protein LOC142643245 isoform X1, with the protein product MEDQAQKMEALKKAYAEIILNTAKEAAARVMQSERKALRFQHDLRATKDEALRMLTRFKQLIDSKTAEAEMTSLNQQRKIDELEAQLNEAEDVIADLRTEVKHVWDKLEKVKRSQAKALNGRIRKEDASSRENTAAQLMIPPPPSSSASETVTTSDLKNAPLDQKSKEPEPYINGFTQRIHACERNLPDGIVPTSGDVGDHHSPEKNELTTKMIHKEEGKCPVPSTRTIIMKIMKNSTREEVKKPVKVRTSRRRRNRFGKVKANSRKSRPGHLMKPCQQSSILSSGKPHSINRFAKSAEGACTIPSIKADKEESKTVHKGEGKNEMKSGDGIATIKPLPDQLSKPCQSFSVLSCCRTFSHSVNGNVKSGEDRLRINEIESKIKPLTRLDPGLTLIKRDINPRLGSTNLTVSMKATKKSGLIQNAVEDTKMNDSELGKHKGDTADNLMHPSPELNVGMVNIPLMNSDLKDAEVSDDTKGYCQSDNNRLLKYTFQRKRKKESLGNLDESVPLEKRRAGENQSGAPELQDSSLNNESSRDGRRLAQVARQLVSLSGRRWW